TCTTACCTATTTCAGTATAAGGAATAAAATCACCAACATGTGCATATGCAGGCCTAATTATTTTCTTACCTGAAATCAATTCTTCAATTCTATGGGCGCACCAACCAGGGATTCTGCCCATTGCAAATAGGGGAGTATAGAGCTCTTTAGGTATGTCAAGACAGTTGTATACAAATCCTGAATAGAAATCAACGTTTGCAGTTATTACTTTGTTAGATTTCTTTACTTCATAGAATGCTTCAGGCCCAACCTGTTCTATAAGCTCGTACAGCTTAAATTCATCCATCTTTCTCTTATCCTTTGCAAGTTCCCTTGCCTTCTTCTTTAGGATAACTGTTCTTGGATCTGATTTAGTATAAATTGCATGCCCTAGTCCATAAATGACACCCGTTTCATCAAAAGCTTTTCTTTCAAGGATTTTTTTTAAGTAATCTTTTACTTCTTCTTCGTCTTCCCAATCTCTAACATTATCCTTGATATTTTTCATCATTGCCATGACACTTTTATTTGCACCGCCATGCAGTGGCCCTTTTAGAGAGCCTATGCCTGCAGATATTGCAGAATATGTATCTGTTCCAGATGAACTAACTACATGAACTGTAAATGATGAGTTATTTCCTCCGCCGTGTTCTGCATGTAAAATTAAAAGAATGTCAAGTGTATCGGCCTCAAGCTTTGTAAAATTGCCATCTTCTCTCAACATGTAAAGAAAGTTTTCTGCTGCGGAATATTCGGGGTTTTGATTCCTCAATATGAGGTCTCTACCCTTAAAATAATGTCTCCTGGCATGATAAGCGTATGCAACAATTGATGGAAACTTAGCTATTAATCCAACACTTTGTCTAAGAACATTTTCTATGTTGATGTCATCTGCTTTTTTATCTAGGGCATAAAGAACTAAAACACTTCTTGCAAGCTTGTTCATTATATCGTTACTTGGGAAGTGGAGGATT
This Methanofastidiosum sp. DNA region includes the following protein-coding sequences:
- a CDS encoding citrate/2-methylcitrate synthase, with product MFEKLVDYAKVNNQINPELYPKFDVKRGLRNEDGSGVLVGLTKISDVTGYEKKHGVFTPLEGRLAYRGIKIEDIVEAISKENRHGFEEIIFLLLFGKLPTWEELEYFNELMVSNRDLAVNFTNDVILHFPSNDIMNKLARSVLVLYALDKKADDINIENVLRQSVGLIAKFPSIVAYAYHARRHYFKGRDLILRNQNPEYSAAENFLYMLREDGNFTKLEADTLDILLILHAEHGGGNNSSFTVHVVSSSGTDTYSAISAGIGSLKGPLHGGANKSVMAMMKNIKDNVRDWEDEEEVKDYLKKILERKAFDETGVIYGLGHAIYTKSDPRTVILKKKARELAKDKRKMDEFKLYELIEQVGPEAFYEVKKSNKVITANVDFYSGFVYNCLDIPKELYTPLFAMGRIPGWCAHRIEELISGKKIIRPAYAHVGDFIPYTEIGKRI